A stretch of Natronococcus sp. CG52 DNA encodes these proteins:
- a CDS encoding transcriptional regulator yields MREADETTRQRLADALRAEPSTPSELATQFDLTTNAVVRHLEHVSHSVDGADEQFLVAPPTCRECGFDDFDDLLNLPSRCPDCKSEAVDEPTYTIE; encoded by the coding sequence ATGCGAGAAGCCGACGAAACGACCCGACAGCGACTCGCAGACGCCCTCCGTGCGGAGCCGTCGACGCCGAGCGAGCTCGCGACGCAGTTCGATCTGACGACGAACGCGGTGGTTCGCCACCTCGAGCACGTTTCCCACTCCGTCGACGGCGCGGACGAGCAGTTTCTCGTCGCGCCACCGACGTGTCGGGAGTGCGGCTTCGACGACTTCGACGACCTGCTAAACCTTCCCTCGCGCTGTCCCGACTGCAAGAGCGAGGCCGTCGACGAACCGACGTACACGATCGAGTAG
- a CDS encoding sugar phosphate nucleotidyltransferase, protein MKAVVLAGGYATRMWPITKHRPKMFLPIGDATVIDRIFEELEADDRIDEVYVSTNERFASDFEEHLADSEFDKPTLSVEETTEEDDKFGVVGALAQLIDRENVDDDLLIVAGDNLMSFDIPEFLDYFQEQDAPTLAAYDVGSREKAKSYGLVDLEGDRVVDFQEKPDDPKSTLVSIACYAFPRDALSLLPTYLEDGNNPDEPGWFVQWLQNREPTYAYTFEGAWFDIGTPESYLDAVGWYLDGESLVAESATLDDATIGDNVHVMDDVTLTDTNLDHAVIFPEARVENADIRRSIIDEGTRLEDLDLAGALIGAHTTITNGSSE, encoded by the coding sequence ATGAAGGCTGTCGTCCTTGCAGGCGGATACGCGACCCGGATGTGGCCGATCACGAAACATCGCCCGAAGATGTTCCTCCCGATCGGCGATGCCACTGTCATCGATCGGATCTTCGAAGAACTCGAGGCCGACGACCGGATCGACGAGGTGTACGTGAGCACGAACGAACGATTCGCGTCCGACTTCGAGGAACACCTCGCCGACAGCGAGTTCGACAAGCCGACGCTCTCGGTCGAGGAGACGACCGAAGAGGACGACAAGTTCGGCGTCGTCGGCGCGCTCGCCCAGCTGATCGATCGGGAGAACGTCGACGACGATCTGCTGATCGTCGCCGGTGACAACCTGATGAGTTTCGATATCCCGGAGTTTCTCGACTACTTCCAGGAGCAGGACGCGCCGACGCTCGCCGCCTACGACGTCGGCTCCCGCGAGAAGGCCAAGTCGTACGGACTGGTCGATCTCGAGGGCGACCGCGTCGTCGACTTCCAGGAGAAACCGGACGATCCGAAGAGCACGCTCGTGTCGATCGCCTGTTACGCGTTTCCGCGGGATGCACTCTCCCTGCTCCCGACGTACCTCGAAGACGGGAACAATCCCGACGAACCCGGCTGGTTCGTCCAGTGGCTTCAGAACCGCGAACCGACGTACGCCTACACCTTCGAGGGGGCGTGGTTCGACATCGGGACACCCGAGAGCTACCTCGACGCCGTCGGCTGGTACCTCGACGGAGAGTCGCTCGTCGCCGAGTCGGCGACCCTCGACGACGCGACGATCGGCGACAACGTCCACGTGATGGACGACGTGACGCTCACCGACACGAATCTCGACCACGCGGTCATCTTCCCGGAAGCACGCGTCGAGAACGCCGATATCCGCCGCTCGATCATCGACGAGGGGACTCGTCTCGAGGATCTCGATCTCGCGGGAGCGCTCATCGGGGCCCACACGACGATCACGAACGGCTCGTCCGAGTAA
- a CDS encoding DUF892 family protein, producing MIESERDLFVRKLRELYHLERELENLQTELAEAATDEGLEEFYMAHSEATTDQIGRLDVIFDGVDAEPGPIEHAPLDTLRSERDELVDDLERPVLGDLVEAELGRTIERLEITRLETLLELADRMNLPDEIVDPLEETKTEAEDGLERLQELTAEA from the coding sequence ATGATCGAATCGGAACGAGATCTGTTCGTCCGAAAGCTTCGCGAACTGTACCACCTCGAGCGAGAACTCGAAAACCTACAGACCGAGCTGGCGGAGGCCGCGACCGACGAGGGACTCGAGGAGTTCTACATGGCCCACAGCGAGGCGACGACGGATCAGATAGGGCGGCTCGACGTGATCTTCGACGGCGTCGACGCCGAACCCGGACCGATCGAGCACGCGCCCCTCGACACCCTTCGCTCCGAGCGCGACGAACTCGTCGACGACCTCGAGCGGCCGGTCCTCGGCGACCTCGTCGAAGCCGAACTCGGTCGAACGATCGAGCGCCTCGAGATCACGAGACTCGAGACGCTACTGGAGCTCGCGGACCGGATGAACCTGCCGGACGAGATCGTCGATCCGCTCGAGGAGACGAAGACGGAGGCGGAAGACGGTCTCGAGCGGTTACAGGAATTGACCGCAGAGGCGTAA